In Lycium ferocissimum isolate CSIRO_LF1 chromosome 11, AGI_CSIRO_Lferr_CH_V1, whole genome shotgun sequence, a single genomic region encodes these proteins:
- the LOC132036074 gene encoding protein CURLY FLAG LEAF 1-like — MVAEVSTLIRIMNRGGRSDMNESSSSSKSTALITRDLLGGCCTLDSKELDLDLQVPSGWEKRLDLKSGKVYLQRSNSSNYSSSTTLEYSNYQTVNAPATKLPLSLFEDTKLDLKPPSSSSPSSSAGNYHSVCTLEKVKSALERAEKQSTRKRSSISSSSFMSMSSSAVMSMSSSSANSNSSISSINVDEDTNGSFAAGCPSCLLYVLISRTNPRCPRCNTIVPLLPHVSMKKPRIDLNISI, encoded by the exons ATGGTGGCTGAAGTTAGCACTTTGATAAGGATAATGAACCGTGGTGGTAGGAGTGACATGAatgaatcatcatcatcatcaaaatcGACAGCCCTGATCACTAGAGACTTGCTTGGTGGATGTTGCACCCTTGATTCTAAGGAGTTGGACCTTGACTTGCAGGTTCCCTCTGGCTGGGAAAAGCGCCTCGATTTGAAG TCAGGTAAAGTGTATCTACAGAGGAGCAATTCTTCGAATTATTCCTCGTCAACAACTTTGGAATATAGCAACTATCAAACAGTTAACGCTCCAGCTACAAAGTTACCGCTCAGTCTCTTTGAGGACACTAAGCTAGACCTAAaaccaccatcatcatcatcaccatcatcatcagcTGGTAATTATCATAGTGTATGCACCCTTGAAAAAGTGAAATCTGCTTTAGAAAGGGCAGAGAAGCAATCAACGAGGAAGCGCAGctccatatcatcatcatcattcatgtctATGTCATCATCAGCAGTTATGTCCATGTCATCATCATCTGCCAATTCAAATTcctcaatatcatcaatcaatGTTGACGAAGACACTAATGGCTCATTTGCTGCTGGTTGTCCAAGTTGTCTGCTTTACGTGTTGATATCAAGGACCAATCCTAGATGCCCTCGATGCAATACAATTGTTCCACTATTACCTCATGTCAGCATGAAGAAACCTCGTATTGACCTTAACATATCCATTTAA